The Mesotoga sp. UBA6090 DNA segment GCCCTGCCGCTTACTCCGACAGGGAGACCTCCGTTCGCAGTCGTTTTTCCGCACGAAATGAGAACTCCTTCATCCCTTATCTCAATCTCGATCTTGAAATTCGGATTGTGAAGATCGACGGAAGTCTCGGGGATCTCTTCAAGAATCCGCTCCCCCACAAGAGGATTCAGTTCGATGCTTTTCAAAGGGAATCGCTTGTCGAGCCTTCGGGTCTCTACTTTAAAGGTTCTGTTCCCTCTCTCGACCTCTCTCTTTGCAAGGTCGGTGGAAGTCAAATAAATGTCCTCAAGATCGTAAGTTGTCCACGTCCCCAAACTGTAGTTCTGGATTCCAAATGTCCGCGACATTACTTCCATGGCAGTTTGCAGCTTATCAGAAGGCACAGTGACTATTATTCGCCCCCGGATCCTTTCGACAGTCGACTTTCCTAATTGTCTCTTTATGTTGTTTGACAGAACCTTTTCGAAGAGTTTTCTGTTTCCCTGCTTTAGAGCAATTTCGCCATATCTCACTACTATAAATCTATCCATGAAGTACCTCCGGGTTGTTTTTATCATTGTAGTTATATAATATTCCTATCATACAATCTTACTTAGGAGGTGTTCCTTTACATGAAGAAACTGCTTTTAATCTCTTTCTTGATTCTATTCTCATCACTTTTTGTTGCTTCGGATTTCGAGACGCTCCATTCTGAGTTTGTTCAGATAAGGGCTGTACAGAACACAGAACTAATGACCAACTTCATAGAGAGACTGGAGTCAGAGGATTTGGGAGACATAGAAATTCTCACGTTGCTTGCAGATTCTCACAGAGAGTATGCAAACTGGATAGAAGACAAGAAAGATAGAGAAACTCACTATAAGAAAGCAAGGGAGCTTGCAGAAAAGGCTATAGAAATGGACGATTCCTATGGGATGGCTTACTACGTCAAAGGGGCGGCGATAGGACAGCTTGCTGAGATGGCAGGGATAATCCAATCTATGTTCCTGATTACCGACTTCGATAAGAGTATAGATAAGGCTATGGAACTGATGCCAGACAGTCCATTTCCCTTTATTGCCAAAGGTATGAGAGATAGGGATACTCCTTGGCCATACCGAAATTACGGAAAGTCGGAAGAACGATTCCTGAAGGCAATTGAAAACGATCCTGCATATATCAACAGTTACTACGAGCTTGCCCTTCTTTATCAGGTATGGAAAAAGAAGGATTTGGCCGCACAATACTTCAGGAAGGTTCTTGAACTGGAAATTCAGACCGATTTCGTGGTTCAAGGCCAGGAGTCGAAGGAAAAGGCTAAGAAGTGGCTGGAAGATAACGGATACTGATGCTTTACAGAATCATCTTTTCTCTCGTTCCACTTGTTCTCATGCCGTTTCTTAATTACTCGTTTTTGTTTTCGGCGATAGCTGCTTCTCTAGTTTTCATGGGCATGATTCTTGGAAGCAAGACTGTTCGTGTTTCGAAAATCCAGAATCTTACCCTTTTTCTCTTTTATGTTGTTCTCCTGTTTGGCTACTTCCAAGATACAACTGGCACAATGTACGGAGGTGAAGTTCTCATTCTCGCCGCGGCGCAAGCAGTATCGGGATTCTACGGATTTCTTCACCATAAGAAGCTGTTGGCGGTTGTCTTTTCACTTTTGCATTGGACTCTTGTTGGAGTGGCGATAGG contains these protein-coding regions:
- a CDS encoding tetratricopeptide repeat protein translates to MKKLLLISFLILFSSLFVASDFETLHSEFVQIRAVQNTELMTNFIERLESEDLGDIEILTLLADSHREYANWIEDKKDRETHYKKARELAEKAIEMDDSYGMAYYVKGAAIGQLAEMAGIIQSMFLITDFDKSIDKAMELMPDSPFPFIAKGMRDRDTPWPYRNYGKSEERFLKAIENDPAYINSYYELALLYQVWKKKDLAAQYFRKVLELEIQTDFVVQGQESKEKAKKWLEDNGY